Proteins found in one Vespula pensylvanica isolate Volc-1 chromosome 10, ASM1446617v1, whole genome shotgun sequence genomic segment:
- the LOC122632383 gene encoding epoxide hydrolase 4-like isoform X1 — MAIMITDRIVHISTWEIIKLHFLSFVYGLYMIVKRLLKWAWDPKKFFVLEQRDKPPPCLVDNNLGTHSYVKIKGVKFHYVEAGDIGKPLLLLLHGFPDCWLSWREQIPALAEYYRVVAIDLKGFGDSDKPSNKRYYKIEIIIDELKQFISTFDARTCSIIGHDLGGLLGWYMIALHADIICKFIAISSPHPNLYWNKISKNAVFDEKWVHFSRLPILPEIDALKEDLSIINDTFKHLEVNNTNNEKNYVEAYKYSFSRKEDWTGAINYYRNLPFTRLNMNVSEQLFTRTLLIVGNEDPSVTIESIVQSSEYVEKFSVKVITGAHHFPHQENPDAVNKAIIKFLIGTLNNLEKSPSKSRMSSWLDSLSSTVKYGNQIVGAVHKRTNGVVNVLPNKILYLGNSTN; from the exons atggCCATCATGATCACCGACAGAATCGTACACATATCAACGTGGGAGATAATCAAGTTACACTTCTTATCCTTCGTCTATGGTCTCTATATGATAGTAAAAAGACTCTTGAAATGGGCCTGGGATCCAAAAAAGTTTTTCGTACTGGAACAAAGAGACAAACCACCGCCATGCCTCGTCGACAACAATCTTGGTACTCATTCTTACGTGAAAATCAAG GGTGTAAAATTCCATTATGTGGAAGCAGGAGACATAGGGAAACCTCTTCTCTTACTGTTGCATGGTTTTCCTGATTGCTGGTTATCTTGGAGAGAACAAATACCAGCTTTAGCAGAATATTATAG GGTAGTGGCTATTGATTTGAAAGGTTTTGGTGATAGCGACAAACCATCTAACAAACGTTACTATaagattgaaattataatagatGAATTAAAACAGTTTATCTCAACTTTTGATGCAAGAACGTGCAGTATAATTGGTCATGATTTGGGTGGTCTTCTGGGATGGTACATGATTGCCTTACATGcagatataatatgtaaatttatagcTATTTCCAGTCCACATCCTAATTTGTATTGGAATAAAATATCCAAAAATGCTGTGTTCGATGAAAA ATGGGTGCATTTTAGCAGATTACCAATTTTACCAGAAATAGATGCATTGAAAGAAGATCtatcaattattaatgatacatTCAAACATCTTGAAGTAAATAATacaaacaatgaaaaaaattatgtagaaGCATATAAATATAGCTTTAGCAGAAAag aaGACTGGACTGGagcaataaattattaccgCAATCTTCCTTTTACAAGATTAAATATGAATGTAAGCGAGCAACTTTTTACAAGAACATTACTGATAGTTGGTAATGAAGACCCATCTGTAACGATCGAAAGTATAGTTCAGAGTTCAGAATATGTGGAAAAATTTAGTGTAAAAGTAATAACTGGAGCACATCATTTCCCACATCAAGAAAATCCAGATGCTGTGAACAAGgcaattattaaattcttgaTAG gcactttaaataatttagaaaaaagtcCATCTAAAAGCAGAATGTCATCTTGGTTAGATTCATTAAGTAGTACTGTTAAATATGGAAATCAAATTGTTGGTGCTGTACACAAAAGAACAAATGGAGTAGTCAACGTTTTGCCCAATAAAATACTTTACTTAGGTAACTCtacaaattaa
- the LOC122632383 gene encoding epoxide hydrolase 4-like isoform X2, with translation MAIMITDRIVHISTWEIIKLHFLSFVYGLYMIVKRLLKWAWDPKKFFVLEQRDKPPPCLVDNNLGTHSYVKIKGVKFHYVEAGDIGKPLLLLLHGFPDCWLSWREQIPALAEYYRVVAIDLKGFGDSDKPSNKRYYKIEIIIDELKQFISTFDARTCSIIGHDLGGLLGWYMIALHADIICKFIAISSPHPNLYWNKISKNAVFDEKWVHFSRLPILPEIDALKEDLSIINDTFKHLEVNNTNNEKNYVEAYKYSFSRKDWTGAINYYRNLPFTRLNMNVSEQLFTRTLLIVGNEDPSVTIESIVQSSEYVEKFSVKVITGAHHFPHQENPDAVNKAIIKFLIGTLNNLEKSPSKSRMSSWLDSLSSTVKYGNQIVGAVHKRTNGVVNVLPNKILYLGNSTN, from the exons atggCCATCATGATCACCGACAGAATCGTACACATATCAACGTGGGAGATAATCAAGTTACACTTCTTATCCTTCGTCTATGGTCTCTATATGATAGTAAAAAGACTCTTGAAATGGGCCTGGGATCCAAAAAAGTTTTTCGTACTGGAACAAAGAGACAAACCACCGCCATGCCTCGTCGACAACAATCTTGGTACTCATTCTTACGTGAAAATCAAG GGTGTAAAATTCCATTATGTGGAAGCAGGAGACATAGGGAAACCTCTTCTCTTACTGTTGCATGGTTTTCCTGATTGCTGGTTATCTTGGAGAGAACAAATACCAGCTTTAGCAGAATATTATAG GGTAGTGGCTATTGATTTGAAAGGTTTTGGTGATAGCGACAAACCATCTAACAAACGTTACTATaagattgaaattataatagatGAATTAAAACAGTTTATCTCAACTTTTGATGCAAGAACGTGCAGTATAATTGGTCATGATTTGGGTGGTCTTCTGGGATGGTACATGATTGCCTTACATGcagatataatatgtaaatttatagcTATTTCCAGTCCACATCCTAATTTGTATTGGAATAAAATATCCAAAAATGCTGTGTTCGATGAAAA ATGGGTGCATTTTAGCAGATTACCAATTTTACCAGAAATAGATGCATTGAAAGAAGATCtatcaattattaatgatacatTCAAACATCTTGAAGTAAATAATacaaacaatgaaaaaaattatgtagaaGCATATAAATATAGCTTTAGCAGAAAag ACTGGACTGGagcaataaattattaccgCAATCTTCCTTTTACAAGATTAAATATGAATGTAAGCGAGCAACTTTTTACAAGAACATTACTGATAGTTGGTAATGAAGACCCATCTGTAACGATCGAAAGTATAGTTCAGAGTTCAGAATATGTGGAAAAATTTAGTGTAAAAGTAATAACTGGAGCACATCATTTCCCACATCAAGAAAATCCAGATGCTGTGAACAAGgcaattattaaattcttgaTAG gcactttaaataatttagaaaaaagtcCATCTAAAAGCAGAATGTCATCTTGGTTAGATTCATTAAGTAGTACTGTTAAATATGGAAATCAAATTGTTGGTGCTGTACACAAAAGAACAAATGGAGTAGTCAACGTTTTGCCCAATAAAATACTTTACTTAGGTAACTCtacaaattaa
- the LOC122632382 gene encoding organic cation transporter protein-like produces the protein MLEKVFKDHVPLDVIQDAMGVMGPWHIVIAIALSLVKFPVAWHQLSILFLAPPTNFSCISPQSSTNGSMIMKCYVDIGNGTMEKCTSFKYDKRIFRESIITEWDLVCDREQLTNVVQSCTMFGVLMGNFLFSSVADRIGRKKPLMIAIALQSITGVISAYVAWYELFLLFKFISAIATGGTMLVSFVLLMEIVGIEWRSAMSVLFHVPFIIGHITTPLVAYLTHTWQKFQMAISIPAIFLLSYYWIIPESPRWLFAIGRPAEAEIILMKAARRNKIPLENVNRALESHESQRLLRKTNNTNYNVTHLFRTSNMRLKSICIFINWFFCGTCFFGLAQYMGHIDGNIFTNVAVSSALELPGTIIVLYLISRVSRLKLLMGGNFLTALSLLLTVIINHPTAQLCLASIGIAGTAISFPTIYLYSSEIFPTVVRNNGIGVGSVCARLGSIIAPYIATVNKIQPWLPPVIFGTGQLIGAGLCLLLPETMNCELPETIEDGENFGKKTSPRNTS, from the exons ATGTTGGAGAAAGTATTTAAAG atCATGTTCCATTGGACGTTATTCAAGATGCAATGGGTGTTATGGGTCCTTGGCATATTGTTATTGCTATAGCACTTTCTCTTGTCAAATTCCCAGTTGCTTGGCATCAActctcgattttatttttagcacCTCCGACAAATTTTTCCTGTATCTCACCACAATCTTCGACTAATGGATCCATGATCATGAAATGTTATGTTGATATTGGTAATGGAACTATGGAAAAGTGTACTAGttttaaatacgataaaagaatatttcgagAAAGTATTATAACGGAG TGGGATTTAGTTTGCGATAGAGAACAATTAACAAATGTTGTACAATCGTGTACAATGTTTGGTGTTCTTATgggtaattttttattcagttCGGTGGCCGATAG GATCGGTCGTAAAAAGCCTTTGATGATTGCGATAGCGTTGCAATCGATAACAGGCGTAATAAGCGCATATGTTGCGTGGtacgaattatttcttttatttaaatttatttctgcaATAGCTACGGGTGGAACGATGCTAGTTAGTTTTGTTTTAC TGATGGAAATTGTAGGGATAGAATGGCGATCGGCGATGTCAGTTTTATTTCATGTACCGTTTATAATTGGTCATATAACAACTCCTCTTGTTGCTTATTTAACACATACATGGCAAAAGTTTCAAATGGCCATTTCCATACCagcgatttttttattatcctattattg GATAATCCCAGAATCACCTAGATGGTTATTCGCTATCGGTAGACCAGCAGAGGCcgagattattttaatgaaagctGCCAGACGGAATAAGATTCcattagaaaatgtaaatagGGCCCTCGAATCGCACGAAAGTCAAAGATTGCTTCGGAAAACAAATAACACGAATTACAATGTCACTCATTTGTTTAGAACGTCTAATATGAGATTGAAAAGTATttgcatatttataaattggtTCTTTTGTGGTACTTGCTTCTTCGGATTGGCACAATATATGGGTCATATCgatggaaatatatttacaaatgtcGCCGTGTCAA GTGCTCTTGAATTACCAGGTACCATTATAGTTCTTTATTTGATATCACGAGTTTctcgtttgaaattattaatgggAGGCAATTTCTTGACTGCCTTGAGTTTACTTTTAACTGTAATAATAAACCATCCTACTGCACAACTTTGTCTGGCAAGTATTGGGATTGCTGGAACAGCTATCAGTTTTCCAACCATATACTTGTATAGTAGTGAAATATTTCCTACTGTTGTTAGAAACAACGGAATTGGTGTAGGTAGCGTATGCGCTAGATTAGGAAGTATAATTGCACCGTATATCGCCACTGTG aataaaattcaacCTTGGTTACCCCCTGTCATATTTGGGACAGGACAATTAATTGGAGCTGGTCTCTGCTTGTTATTACCAGAAACAATGAATTGTGAATTACCTGAGACCATTGAGGATGGTGAAAATTTTGGAAA GAAAACATCTCCACGAAATACATCTTGA
- the LOC122632466 gene encoding WD repeat and HMG-box DNA-binding protein 1, giving the protein MPLVKKPMRYAHPEGHTDVCYYTGEEGGLITCGSDGDVRSWLNLMDDDPAASCIAEQAITVISKKGKIYVGNDNNTVQILTHPDLEKEGIVTRFAAPVCALTSTANSNYIVSGGCDMRIQVTNISTSYCIELEGHEAPILGLSLDPKEEFVASSSADGSIRVWNIKEKRAVNIWNNVVPKCNSFFTAKTYCTPSFHCKDGSCLAYPHNKDIIIVERLTWKESHRLKCPTLKSEFSICKFSNCGTKLAASTVYGEIVVWSTEDMALIGNIEHPQNTKITALVWKHNKSDEIAFCDISGQLGCIDVIVDNQSEDLLNDGLSTNNEIRESTEFPLNNINDNDDDDDDGENVISLNKIKASVEHEDDEKSDIILERMQDAVHNVKSFMPEIRIQPPFQPGSSPIHLLSRFMIWNDIGIVKCFNSEDGEESSIEVEFHDVTIHRSMHINNYLKHTIASLSSYALVLNCPSLEDIASKLVVVVLQGWGSGNKEWSIDLPEGEEGQCVTAGDNFIAIATSRRYLRIFMIGGTQREVIALPGPVVAMNAFTNHLVVAYHDGLGMTGDQHMSLLCIKIFGTYLRNQKLSVPLSPSSDLMWLGLSDLGSPVIMDSEDIIKIYDKKSSLWKVVCDMNRQGKGKADHYFIIGVSEERSSVRCVLCKGSYYPATTPRPVITEITLTIPLCEPESEKTEKETKLWQLGSQPLDENEAVLFLIALACRSNLEYRAVELCEQIASQKVLDLAIKYAARINRTALMKKLESIADIKEQQDEQKESNVNQNDMDNHDEIIIEDAEEVLLTPIITKKPDIEIKPLSMNDTLSLRRSNPFLKNARSQSTAGLIGLNTAQEKPQRSVTDKNLSSKSKPKNEVKKETFVGWYAKQKKHLQEEFPNYKPAELTKIALSRYKEISSTQDKEEQSEGKKRKLSSPETEQNNQTKRSYIEKLSTFANEK; this is encoded by the exons ATCaaag AAAGGGAAGATATATGTaggtaatgataataataccgTTCAAATACTTACTCATCCAGatcttgaaaaagaaggaatagtAACTAGATTTGCAGCACCAGTATGCGCATTAACTAGTACAGcaaatagtaattatattgtatcaGGTGGATG TGATATGAGAATACAAGTTACTAATATTAGTACATCATATTGCATAGAACTTGAAGGACATGAAGCTCCTATATTAGGTTTATCTTTGGATCCAAAAGAAGAATTTGTT GCTTCTTCTAGTGCTGATGGCTCTATTAGAGTTTGGAAcattaaagaaaaacgtgCTGTTAACATTTGGAATAATGTTGTACCAAagtgtaattctttttttactgcAAAGACATACTGTACCCCTAGTTTTCATTGTAAAGATGGAAGTTGCCTCGCATATCCacataataaagatataattatcgtAGAAAGACTAACTTGGAAAGAATCACATAGATTAAAATGTCCTACTTTGAAATCT gaatttAGTATTTGCAAGTTTTCCAATTGTGGTACAAAATTAGCTGCTAGTACAGTATATGGAGAAATTGTTGTATGGAGCACAGAAGATATGGCGTTGATAGGAAATATCGAACATCCACAGAATACTAAAATCACTGCACTGGTGTGGAAACATAATAAATCAGATGAAATTGCATTCTGTGATATATCAGGCCAGTTAGGCTGCATTGATGTG aTAGTTGATAATCAATCAGAAGATTTGCTAAATGATGGACTTTCaacaaataatgaaattcgTGAAAGTACAGAATTtccattaaataatatcaatgataatgatgatgatgatgatgacggagaaaatgtaattagtttaaataaaataaaagcatcTGTAGAACatgaagatgatgaaaaaTCTGATATTATATTGGAGAGAATGCAAGATGCCGTGCATAATGTAAAATCTTTTATGCCAGAAATACGGATACAACCACCTTTCCAACCAGGATCTTCAcctattcatttattatcacgatttatg ATATGGAATGACATAGGAATAGTAAAGTGTTTTAATTCAGAAGATGGAGAAGAATCTAGTATAGAAGTAGAATTTCACGATGTTACAATTCATCGCAGtatgcatataaataattatttaaaacatacAATTGCCTCTTTATCATCTTATGCTCTTGTGTTAAATTGTCCTTCGCTCGAAGATATAGCAAGCAAACTTGTTGTAGTAGTATTACAAG GCTGGGGTTCTGGAAATAAGGAATGGTCGATAGATCTGCcagaaggagaagagggacAATGCGTTACTGCAGGAGACAATTTTATAGCAATTGCCACTTCTAGGAGATACTTGAGAATTTTTATGATAGGTGGAACACAACGTGAAGTTATAGCTTTGCCAGGTCCTGTAGTTGCAATGAATGCATTTACCAATCATCTTGTAGTTGCTTACCATGATGGACTAg gtATGACTGGAGATCAACACATGAGTTTACTttgcataaaaatttttggaaCGTATTTgagaaatcaaaaattaagtgttcctctttctccatcaTCAGATCTTATGTGGTTGGGATTGTCTGATCTTGGGTCTCCAGTTATAATGGATTCagaagatattataaaaatatatgataagaaATCTTCTTTATGGAAAGTTGTATGCGATATGAATAGAcag ggCAAAGGTAAAGCTGaccattattttataattggaGTAAGCGAGGAACGTAGTTCTGTTCGTTGCGTATTATGTAAAGGAAGTTACTATCCAGCAACGACTCCACGACCGGTTATTACTGAAATAACTTTAACAATTCCTCTTTGTGAGCCTGAATCAGAAAAAACggagaaggaaacaaaattgtGGCAATTAGGAAGTCAACCGTTAGATGAAAATGAAGCAGTACTATTTCTTATTGCA TTGGCTTGTCGAAGTAATTTAGAATATCGAGCAGTCGAATTATGTGAACAAATAGCATCACAAAAAGTATTAGATTTGGCGATAAAATATGCAGCGCGTATTAATCGTACCGCATTGATGAAAAAATTGGAGTCCATCGCTGACATTAAAGAACAACAAgatgaacaaaaagaaagtaacgtAAATCAAAATGATATGGACAATCACGATGAGATAATAATCGAGGATGCAGAGGAAGTACTTTTAACTCctataataacaaagaaaccagatatagaaataaaaccGTTATCTATGAACGACACTTTATCTTTGAGAAGAAGTAATCCATTTTTGAAGAATGCGCGTTCACAATCGACAgcag gaCTAATTGGTCTCAATACTGCGCAAGAAAAGCCTCAAAGATCCGTAACAgacaaaaatttatcttctaaATCAAAACcaaaaaatgaagtaaaaaaagaaacatttgtcGGGTGGTAtgcaaaacaaaagaaacatttacaaGAAGAATTTCCTAATTATAAACCTGCTGAATTAACAAAGATAGCTTTATCaagatacaaagaaatatcttccacgcaagataaagaagaacaatcggaaggaaaaaaacgCAAATTATCGAGTCCTGAAACGGAACAGAATAATCAAACAAAACGAtcgtatattgaaaaattaagtaCTTTCGCAAACGAAAAATAG